Genomic window (Drosophila sulfurigaster albostrigata strain 15112-1811.04 chromosome 2R, ASM2355843v2, whole genome shotgun sequence):
ATATACTCGACAATGAGGATCTCATTGGTAAGGATTATTTGTGGCGTGTGATTACCACGGGTGGCGAAGAGATTGCCAACAAGGCCATCGATCTGCTGAAGGAGGTTTCAACGGCATTGGGACCACGACTGCAAGAGCACATCACAGAGTTCCACGAGATCTTCATTGGCGAATGCTGCGCTCGGCTGCGTGCTCACTACAGCAACATACAGATATTGGGCAAAGCAATGCTGGAGGATGCCGATAATCAGGATACGAGCAACGACGAGTCAAAGGACACAAAGATGCGTTTTATTGAGGCGGAGAAGATGTGCCGCATCATCAAGGTGTTGCAGGAGTACATCAAAGAGTGCGATCGTTCGTTTAGCGGCGATCGCATCCATTTGCCACTCAGCCGCGTCACGCGTGGCAAGAATACTAGTCTCTATATACGTTTTCAAACACCCGGACGACCCATTGACGATATTGAAATTGTGACGCACAGCAACGAAACAATGGCGGCCTTCAAGCGCAACCTGTTGAAGCGCATCAAGGGCAACTCCACGTccaccaacaacatcaaagTGGATCTCTTCTATACGAATGGCGAGCTGATCGAAGTGTCCGATGAAATCAATCCACTTTATCAGTACACCATACGTGACAAAATGATATTGACAGCAAAGCTGACACAGGTGGGCATTGGCCTGGCCAGTAGTCCCGACTCCTCCAGCGATTCCAGCACTGGTTCGCCACCCAGACCCTGTCCAGATATGCAACGCGTCGAATCGGAGAGCACGTTGCCCGGCGTGATTATATCGCAGAACTATCAGTACACCGAGTTCTTCTTGAAGCTGCATCAGTTGGGCAGCGATCTGGAGCATGGACGACTGCGCGATAGTGCTAAAGTGTTGCTGCATCTGCTGCCCTGCGATCGCCACACAATGCGCATGCTGCAGTTGATGTGCCGAGTGCCCAAATCCACAACCGGCGATGGACCCAAAGAGGAGGATGCATTGACCAGCAGCGGACAAAGCGCAAGTGATGCGGTGAGTTTTGATTTGCTAtggaataaattcaaattgctaataatatttaatgccTTTGCAGCTGAATGCCGATGATTGCACTCCGGAGCAAATGTTTCTTCATCCGTCGCCTGCTCAGGTGTTGTACAATCTGAGTGTGCTGCATGGACTGTTGATTCCCGCCCTGGATCCGCTGGGCGAATCGGCGCTGCAAGTGCAATCGGCCTGGATGCATTCGGGCTGTGCACATTTTGTGCTTGAACTGCTGACCAAGAACAACTTTTTTGCCCAGCGCCGATATGCACACGAAACGCGCCTCGTTCCAATGCGTTCTGCGGCTGGCGAAGCTGTTTCTGTACATTGTGGGCAGCGTGTTGTCGCGTGTGGGCGATGAGCCCATGATCTGTGACTACGACAATGGTGCACGCTCCCAGGTGGACATACTTAAGCAGAACTTTTCGACAACGCCGAACAGTGCGCAGGGCACGTTGCGTGCCATTTCGGCCAAACTAGCCGAGATATTGGCCACCGAGATGCTCTCTGCTAGCCACGATGGTGAGCGATGTCGTGCACTCTTCAGCTCCACGCTGCAATGGTCGTGTCCAGACATTAGCACCATTAAGGCTGTCGTACATCTGGCCTGGGCCTCATCATGTGGCAATCTACAGGCACTGGGCAGCAGCAATGATTTCGAGGATGATGCCATCATACCGGATGGCCAGGACTTTAGTGTGTGCAAGGAGGCACTCGAGGTGTTGACGATCTCGTTTATACTCAATCCCAGCGCCAACGAGGCGCTGAGCAACGATGCCAATTGGCCCAAATTTATTACCTCAATTGTGCTGAAGAATCCGCTGCGCCATGTGCGTCAAGTGGCATCCGAGCAGCTGTTCCTGGCCTCCACCTATTGTGCCGGCGATCGACGTCCCTTTGTCTACATGGTCAATCTGCTTGTGAGCGCACTGAAAACTCTGGTGCCCCAATACGAGGCAACTTGTGCGGAATTCTTCTCGGTGCTCTGTCGCACGCTCTCGTATGGCTGCATCTACAATTGGCCACTTCAGATTGGCGAGGGACTGCTAAGCGATGAGATCAATTGGCTGCGCAAGATACGCGAGAACGTCAAGGTAACTGGCGATACGCAGGTGCATGAGGAACTGCTGGAGGGTCATCTGTGTTTGGCCAAGGAGCTGATGTTCTTCCTCATGGCGGACTCCAAGGCGCAGCTCAATGAACTGATCCATGAGTTGATCGATGACTTTCTGTTTACGGCATCGCGAGAGTATCTGCATTTACGCAAGCACGGCAGCCTGCGCTTGGACACGGTGCCGCCGCCAGTGTGCCGCAGTCCCCATACAATTGCTGCCGCTTGTGATCTCCTTATTGCTTTGTGCCAGCACTGTGTTCCTAATATGAAGCTACTCACCAATACACTCATCGATTTCGTCTGCACGGGTAAGTAAAAAGAATTTGGTTCTTACTAATCAGATTAACTTgaatttgctgttttttttagaTACCGATCCGTTGCGCGAATGGGATTATCTGCCGCCGGTGGGCGCCAGGCCAACCAAAGGTTTCTGTGGCTTGAAAAACGCTGGTGCCACCTGCTACATGAACTCGGTGCTCCAACAGCTTTACATGGTGCCAGCCGTACGTATGGGCATTCTAAAGGCACATGGCGCAGCCACAAATGATAACGAGGACTTTAGCGGCGATTCGGATATGGGCAGCGGCGGTGGCAGCCTTGGTCCATCCTTCTTTGCCGGACCCTCAACAATACCCTCACTCTCGTCAACATCTTCGACGGTagcatcgtcgtcgtctgaTGATGGTGCGGATGTGCGTAAGAACTATCACGTTATCATATTGAAGCATGTGCAGGCCATATTTGCTCATCTGGGCCACAGTGCACTGCAGTTTTATGTGCCACGAGGCCTCTGGACGCACTTCAAGTGAGTACATacgaaattgtaaataaagaatacttaaataatcacatattattcttgaaatagATTGCAAGGGGAACCGGTGAATCTGCGTGAGCAACAGGATGCCGTCGAGTTCTTTATGTCGCTGTTCGAGAGCTTAGACGAGGGACTGAAGGCACTCGGCTACACTCAGCTGATGAATGCAACGTTGGGCGGCTCGTTTAGCGATCAAAAGATATGCCAAGAGTGCCCACATCGCTACTCCAAAGAGGAACCATTTAGCGTATTTAGTGTTGATATTAGGAATCATAGCTCATTAACCGAATCTCTGGAGCAGTATGTCAAAGGAGAGCTGCTCGAGGGAGCTGATGCATACCATTGTGATAAATGTGATAAAAAAGTAAGTGAACtgaactattttattttttatactacaattatttcattattcttTTTAATGCTTTTAGGTAGTTACCGTTAAGCGGCTATGTGTCAAGAAGCTGCCGCCCGTGTTAGCCATACAATTGAAGCGCTTTGAATACGACTACGAGCGCGTCTGTGCGATTAAgtttaatgattattttgaatttcctCGTATCCTGGATATGGAGCCCTACACAGGTGAGAAAGCAAAATGATTAAAAGTGAACAAAGAAGGTCTTAAAGTCTTAAAGTGCTAACAGATTACTGACTATGCAAATATAGTCTATTTGTAAAGTTCTGACTACCAATATTTACCGATATCTAAttcactaattaaattaatgctaATTTGTTGTATACTTATTTTGTATAGTTTCTGGCCTAGCTAAGCTAGAGGGTGAAGTTGTGGAAGTAGGTGATAATTGTCAAACAAGTgttgaaacaacaaaatatgaactGACCGGCATTGTGGTGCACAGCGGACAGGCATCCGGTGGCCACTACTTCAGCTACATAGTATCCAAGTAAGTGTCAAAATGTGAACCACAAATTATTGTCAAATCATCACTAATAATGAATCTCTCTTGTAGAAATCCAACGAATGGCAAATGCCAGTGGTATAAATTCGATGACGGCGAAGTAACTGAATGCAAAATGCATGAAGATGAGGAAATGAAGGCGCAATGCTTTGGCGGTGATTACATGGGCGAAATCTATGACAACAATCTGAAACGCATGCAGTATCGTCGCCAAAAGCGTTGGTGGAATGCCTACATGTTGTTCTACACGCGTTGTGATCAGAATCCCACACAGTTTGATGCCAGCGTAGAGCAATTGTCACTCACAGAAAGCCGAAATGTTGTGCTGCCACTACCAAAGCCAATTGAACGGAGCGTTAGGTGGGTACTCTAGATAATTGAGTCTATGATTTAGCTTATTTCTAAACcgtattttaaattgcatttcagaCATCAAAATATACGCTTTTTGCACTCGCGTAGCATTTTCTCAGTCGAGTTCTTCAATTTCATCAAGAAGCTGGTCAGCTGCAGTATTCCATCGACACGCAGTGATAAGATTGtaagtattaaatatgaaaatgacgTAATATTTTCGGTAATTGATAAACATATATTCTTTAGACACCCGCCGCTGAGGAGCTTTCGCTGCTGGGCGTGCAGTTGGCATCACAATTTCTGTTCCACACCGGATTTCGCACAAAGAAAACCTTGCGGGGTCCCGTCATCGAGTGGTGAGTAGCATTGCGCGTTAGAAATGTTtgttctttaattaaattgtgtatgcTTTACCACAGGTACGACACGCTCTCACATCACATACGTTCCTCGTCGCTGGTACGCAAATGGTTTGCGAATCATGCACTGCTCTCGCCACCATCGCGCCTGGGCGAATACATACTGATGGCACCGTCACCAGAGGTGCGCACCGTGTTCGTCAAACTGGTTGTGTTCTTTTGTCACTTTGCCATCAACGATGAGCCGCTTGTCGGTTACGAGGGCAGCAATCTCTGCGAGCAGGTACTCATCAGCGTGCTGCGCCTGCTCAAATCTGAGGCTGCCGACTATGGCAAGCATTTACCGCACTATTTCAGTCTATTCAGCATGTACGTAGGCCTGGGCACACGGGAAAAACAACAGCTATTAAAGGTGAGTAATCTGCTTTAACTCATAATTACAACTTTATTCAATTGCCTTTTCCTGTTGTAGCTGAATGTGCCAGTGCAGTTTATGCAGGTGGCCATGGATGATGGGCCTGGGCCATCGATTAAGTATCAGTATCCGGAGTTCAGCAAGTTGCATCAAGTGGTGTCGCATTTGGTGCGCTGCAGTGATGTGAGCGAAAAGTGCGAGAACTCCAATGAAAATGCACGTCCATTGCCCAATCCATTCAGGGACTCGAACATCGCCCCAGACGATCTGACACCGCTGTCCAGCGAGTGCATGGACATTCTTTTCAACCGGACTGGGTAAGTTTGTCGTAGAGATTATATCTCAGTTCAACAACTGATTTACTTTGCCTTTTGCAGCTATATTAAAAAGGTCATCGAGGATACGAACGTGGGAGATGAAGGGCTGAAACTGTTGCAGTATTGCAGCTGGGAGAATCCACATTTTTCGCGTGCGGTTCTTACAGAATTGCTGTGGCAATGCGGCTACGCCTACTGCCATGACATGCGCCATCATACCGATCTGTTGCTGAACATATTGCTGATTGAGGACTCGTGGCAACGTCATCGCATACACAATGCCCTGAACGGTGTTGCGGAGCAGCGTGAGGGATTGCTGGAGACGATACAGCGTGCCAAGACGCATTATCAGAAGCGCGCCTATCAGATAATCAAATGCTTGACGCATCTGTTCCACAAATCACCAATCGCCCTGCAAATGCTGCACACCATTCCAACAATCAGTCGCCACTGGAGCATTGCGGTTGAATGGCTGCAGGATGAGCTGGAGCGTCAGCGTGGAATTGGCTGTCATTACAACTCGTACTCATGGTCCCCGCCGGCACAGAGCAATGATAACACCAACGGTTATATGCTCGAGCGTTCACTGTCCGCAAAGAACACTTTGTCCATGGCTTATGAACTGTGTCCGGAGGTGAGAGAGAAGACTACGACGGTGCCTATAATGCAATTATATTCTTATAATAATCATTGTGCTAACTCAAGTTTTCTTGTGCATTTCAGGACCAGGAGGAAAACAATGAATCCGATTTGGAGTCTAATGATGACAAcaagcaagagcagcagcagcagacacgAGCAAAGCAGCCACCAGGCACAGAGGCTACGAGCaatgagca
Coding sequences:
- the LOC133835605 gene encoding LOW QUALITY PROTEIN: probable ubiquitin carboxyl-terminal hydrolase FAF (The sequence of the model RefSeq protein was modified relative to this genomic sequence to represent the inferred CDS: deleted 1 base in 1 codon), yielding MTFDTRRQGTGTGTGQATTTATAAQNSSSSITTSTAQGTGTVTATVTGTGTGTVTTTTTTTGGVTTANMSSSGGIDANNSNNSQEQSTDAPPTTAAAATTTTTAGGCTVESAATAVSPEKLIASFPIAKLRSLTQKISNPRWVVPVLPEQELEVLLNAAIDLAKAGVDHDCEPCVEFYRNGLTTSFAKILTDEAVNSWKFNIHHCILVSCGKLLNLIAIHMQRDNPYLLDLLAIVFDPDNKFNTFNAGRQPECFAALECIWGVLDSNKMFAKPPPEPKNPRGWLVDLINRFGQLGGFDNLLERFNSGLELLKRNQNTNKTAAIVGGSSSTTTVKSITSNESGGGGSDGSGQDNRLTLALIHSLLRPFGQCYELLTPATIAKYFMPTWNVVLDLLDSFTDEELKREVKPEGRNDYINGIVKSARFLASRLTGQEELIRDLEMFRLKMILRLLQVSSFNGKMNALNEINKVLTSVAYYSHRSQPLPHCLPDDEMDWLTAERMAQWIKSSDVLGIVLKDSLHQPQYVEKLEKIIRFLIKEQALTLDDLDAVWRAQAGKHEAIVKNMHDLLAKLAWDFTPEQLDHLFEAFQASMTTANKRQRERLLELIRRLAEDDKNGVMAQKVLKLFWTLAHSQEVPPEVLDQALGAHVKILDYSCSQERDAQKTIWLDKCVGELKAGDSWVLPALRLIRDICCLYDTSPNHAPRTQTSINRQQVIERLQNDYSLVILVTNSLTAYMEKVRSLVNETPSLDAATILIDGRFPHQAQIAERLEFLKFLLKDGQLWLCADQAKQIWHCLAVNAVFAADREECFRWFGKLMGEEPDLDPGINKDFFENNILQLDPHLLTESGIKCFERFFKAVNSKEDKLKAIHRGYILDNEDLIGKDYLWRVITTGGEEIANKAIDLLKEVSTALGPRLQEHITEFHEIFIGECCARLRAHYSNIQILGKAMLEDADNQDTSNDESKDTKMRFIEAEKMCRIIKVLQEYIKECDRSFSGDRIHLPLSRVTRGKNTSLYIRFQTPGRPIDDIEIVTHSNETMAAFKRNLLKRIKGNSTSTNNIKVDLFYTNGELIEVSDEINPLYQYTIRDKMILTAKLTQVGIGLASSPDSSSDSSTGSPPRPCPDMQRVESESTLPGVIISQNYQYTEFFLKLHQLGSDLEHGRLRDSAKVLLHLLPCDRHTMRMLQLMCRVPKSTTGDGPKEEDALTSSGQSASDALNADDCTPEQMFLHPSPAQVLYNLSVLHGLLIPALDPLGESALQVQSAWMHSGCAHFVLELLTKNNFLPSADMHTKRASFQCVLRLAKLFLYIVGSVLSRVGDEPMICDYDNGARSQVDILKQNFSTTPNSAQGTLRAISAKLAEILATEMLSASHDGERCRALFSSTLQWSCPDISTIKAVVHLAWASSCGNLQALGSSNDFEDDAIIPDGQDFSVCKEALEVLTISFILNPSANEALSNDANWPKFITSIVLKNPLRHVRQVASEQLFLASTYCAGDRRPFVYMVNLLVSALKTLVPQYEATCAEFFSVLCRTLSYGCIYNWPLQIGEGLLSDEINWLRKIRENVKVTGDTQVHEELLEGHLCLAKELMFFLMADSKAQLNELIHELIDDFLFTASREYLHLRKHGSLRLDTVPPPVCRSPHTIAAACDLLIALCQHCVPNMKLLTNTLIDFVCTDTDPLREWDYLPPVGARPTKGFCGLKNAGATCYMNSVLQQLYMVPAVRMGILKAHGAATNDNEDFSGDSDMGSGGGSLGPSFFAGPSTIPSLSSTSSTVASSSSDDGADVRKNYHVIILKHVQAIFAHLGHSALQFYVPRGLWTHFKLQGEPVNLREQQDAVEFFMSLFESLDEGLKALGYTQLMNATLGGSFSDQKICQECPHRYSKEEPFSVFSVDIRNHSSLTESLEQYVKGELLEGADAYHCDKCDKKVVTVKRLCVKKLPPVLAIQLKRFEYDYERVCAIKFNDYFEFPRILDMEPYTVSGLAKLEGEVVEVGDNCQTSVETTKYELTGIVVHSGQASGGHYFSYIVSKNPTNGKCQWYKFDDGEVTECKMHEDEEMKAQCFGGDYMGEIYDNNLKRMQYRRQKRWWNAYMLFYTRCDQNPTQFDASVEQLSLTESRNVVLPLPKPIERSVRHQNIRFLHSRSIFSVEFFNFIKKLVSCSIPSTRSDKITPAAEELSLLGVQLASQFLFHTGFRTKKTLRGPVIEWYDTLSHHIRSSSLVRKWFANHALLSPPSRLGEYILMAPSPEVRTVFVKLVVFFCHFAINDEPLVGYEGSNLCEQVLISVLRLLKSEAADYGKHLPHYFSLFSMYVGLGTREKQQLLKLNVPVQFMQVAMDDGPGPSIKYQYPEFSKLHQVVSHLVRCSDVSEKCENSNENARPLPNPFRDSNIAPDDLTPLSSECMDILFNRTGYIKKVIEDTNVGDEGLKLLQYCSWENPHFSRAVLTELLWQCGYAYCHDMRHHTDLLLNILLIEDSWQRHRIHNALNGVAEQREGLLETIQRAKTHYQKRAYQIIKCLTHLFHKSPIALQMLHTIPTISRHWSIAVEWLQDELERQRGIGCHYNSYSWSPPAQSNDNTNGYMLERSLSAKNTLSMAYELCPEDQEENNESDLESNDDNKQEQQQQTRAKQPPGTEATSNEQQQQQQQTQPQPEQQPDNKTVNYTGLTTIPTIGGWPSPAPTSTPTSTPVPAVTSTSMDGNGIPRLSRQLFGAYTSTGGTTTANVAPTSGSGSGGGSGSGANSETESSAQETGNGGESNINGLTNSLDHMKISMEKQSAHRKERRRPLKTKKNSFGSAAETEEVETTEATAATTPATATTVSSEQTTTSTPATTTTKSSETTTTITITEPTTTTTTTAAIATIMTPATNTATTTTTPATATTGAAELNSLIEKHLI